The Rubricoccus marinus nucleotide sequence CTCCTACCTCGTCGGGCGGAGCGAGAGTTGGGCGTTCGTGGTTCGGCCGGACACGCTCATGGCGGTCCTCCTGCCCAGAGCTTCTGAAGCCGAGATCCGTGCTCGGATCGAGGGCATCGGCGTGATGTGGCAGGACTCAGGCGCCAGAGGCGCGAGCGGATCGGGGCCGATGACCGTCGATCCCGCGTTCGCGCTCCCCGCACTTGAGGCGTTGTACACGCAGCTCGTCGAACCCGTCGCCCCGCTCATCGGCGACGCCAGCGGCCTCTTGGTCGTCCCCGGTACCCAGCTTTCGACGCTACCGTTTGGGATGCTCGTCAAGCCCTCAAGCGAGGCCAGCACTGCGGACTACGCGTCCGCTGACTACCTCATCCGTCACATGCCCGTGGGGACGGAGCTTGCGGCGACGCTTCTGACGGTGCCGACAGGAGCGAGGCGCGACGGCAGCAACCTCATCTTCGGACGCAGCACGTTCGAGACGCGTGCCGACCTCCCGTTCGTACGCGCCGAGGCCAAGCGGGTCCGCCGAGCCCTCTCCTCCCCCGTCCTACGTCTCGACGCTGACGCGACGGAGTCGGACCTCGTCTCCCAACTCGGCACGGCCGACATCGTGCACATCGCATCCCACGCGGACGCGGACCCGGACTTCCCGCTTTACAGCCAAATCTCGCTCACCGATGATCCAAACGACCCGGATGACGGCACCCTACACCTCTACGAGTTGCAAGACGAGCCTCTGGCGGCCCGCCTGGTCGTCCTGAGCGGATGCTCCACCGCCAGAGGCCGGGCCCTCCGAGGCGAAGGCATGATGGGCCTCCAGTACGCCGTGCGCGCCGCTGGCGCCGCAAGCGCGCTCGCCACGCTCTGGCCTGTTGATGACCGGGCCACTGTAGACATTATGGGCGGGTTCTACGACCACCTCGCCAGCGGCCTGAGTAAGGACCGCGCGCTGCAGCAGGCGCAGCTCGATTACCTGAATGCGAACCACGGCATGGACGCGAGCCCCTTCTACTGGGCGCCTGCAGTTCTCACAGGAGACCCGGCGCCGATGCCCGTCGCGCCGAATCCGTGGCGGGGGATCTGGGGGGCCTTGCTCGGCGCAGCGGTCCTGTCGGCCGCGGTAGCTTGGTGGCTCACCCACCGACGCCGCGTTCGTGTCTGACCCCATCCTGTTCGAGCAACTCCAAAAGCTGACCACCGAGAAGCGCAACCCGAAGTCGATGGACATCGACGTCGCGCCTCTGGCGAGAGTGCTGGAGATCATCCACGAGGCCGACCGCGAGGCGGTGGACTCCGTAACACCGGAGCTGCCCTATGTAGCCAAGGCCGTCGAGATCCTCGTCGATGCGTTCCAGAATGGAGGGCGCCTGTTTTATGCCGGCGCTGGCACGAGCGGACGCCTCGGCGTCCTTGACGCTTCGGAATGCCCGCCCACGTTCGGGACCGATCCAGAGCAGTTCCAGGGCCTCATCGCGGGCGGCCAGGAGGCCATGTTCAAAGCTCAGGAAGGCGCGGAGGACCACGAGTCCTACGGAGCCGACGCGATCGACGAAGCCGGCGTTACCTCAAAAGACGTCGTGTGCGGCATCGCAGCTAGCCGCCGCACGCCGTACGTAGCAGGAGCCGTGCAGCGTGGCAAAGAGATCGGCGCACGCACGCTGTTCGTGACCTGCAACCCGCGCGACGCCTTCGAAGCTTCGGACCTCGACGCGATCACCGATGTCGCCATGTGCGCCGACGTCGGCCCCGAGGTCATCATGGGGTCCACACGGATGAAGAGTGGAACGGCCACCAAGCTCATCCTGAACATGCTCTCGACCGCCAGCATGGTCCGCATGGGGAAGGTCTACGAGAACATGATGGTCGACCTCCAGATGACCAACGCGAAGCTCGTCGAGCGCTCGCGGCGGATCGTCATGACGGCCTCTGGCGTCGACTACGACGCGGCAGGCGCCGCGCTCGACGCCGCGGGCGGGCACGTCAAGACCGCCCTCGTCATGCTCCTCGCCGACGTGGACGCCGAGGCGGCACGTCAGAGAATCGAAGCTGGCGGAGGGTTCGTCCGCCACGCCATCCAGGGCACGGCGCCAGAGGCCTAAGCCGCAGGCCTCTGGCGCGAGCGAATGCGACCAGAGGCCAGCGCGGGAAAAGTCCGGAGCGGGCCGCACTAGGCGACGGACTGCAACTCAGGGAAACCCTAAACGTGAGGGGATCTCCGGCTGTGACAGAACAGACGGCACCACAGCTCTGTTGCTTGCACCCGTGATTGCCCTCCTCTCCCTCCTGCTCTTCGCCTCCGCGCCGGCCGATTCTACCGAGTCGGCCGATGCCCTCGTGCGTCACACGGTTGCGGCCTACATCGCGCCGCACGATCCAACGCCGGACCCGGGCCTTTGGCAAATCGCCTGGGGAGATCTGAACGCAGACGGGCTTCAAGACGCCCTGGTGTTCGCCGGAGACGCGGAGTGGTGCGATGCGAACGGCTGCACGTTGCTCGTGATCGAGGCCGTTCCAGCGTTCGACCAAGAGGAGTTGGGAGCCTACATCGTTGCCGCAGAGGTCGAGATGGTGAAGCTGCCTGTCCACATCAGCGGCAGGACCACCGAGGGCTGGCACGACCTCCTCGTGCGAAGCCACGAGGGCGAGTCCGTGCGGCTTCAGTTCGATGGGGAGACCTACCCGTTCAGCTCTATCGACGGCACTCTCGAAGACGCTGACCCTTCTGAAAAGGGAGCCACTCCCCTGTTCGTGATCGCGGACTAGCGATCCCCCTTTCTCCTGATCCGACGCCGCCGGTCCCATTTTGGGGATCGGCGGCTGTTCTGCTGTTGTGACGCTCTCTGATATCCGCGACCTGGTCGCCTCCCAATCCCCGTTCGAGTTCCTCCGCCAGAGGTCGGATGGAATGGCTCCCGGCCAGACGATCCGCGTCAAGGGCGCCGCCGGTTCTCTCCCAGCGTTCGCGCTCGCGGACATTCTAGAGGCCTCTGGCGGACCGATTATCGCGCTGCTACCCGAGAGCGAATCGGCGGACTACTTGCGCTCTGATCTCGAGCAGTTGCTTGGCGGAGACGATCAGGTGCTCTTCTTCCCTCCTACCGGGCAGTCGCCGTACGACCCCGAGCAACTCACCGACTCGCTGCCGCTCGTGCAGCGAGCTGACGCGCTCGGCCGCTTGCGCGATGGGTTCGATGGCATTCTCGTGACGAGCGTTGAGGCGATCAGCGAGAAGGTGCCGCCGCCAGAGGCCGTGGGCGAAGAGACGATGTCGATCCGGGTCGGTGACGAGGTGGCGCCAGAGGCACTGATGGAGCGGCTTACCGGTCAGGGGTTCGAGCCGGTCGAGTTCGTCAGCTCACCCGGGGAGGTCGCGACGCGCGGCGGCATCCTCGATGTCTATCCCTTCGCCGGAGGCTTCCCGATCCGGCTCGAGTTCTTCGGCGACGAGGTGGATGAGATCCGAGAGTTCGACCCGGCGAACCAGCGCTCGGTCTCGAGCCTAGATGTGGCCCGATTGATCCCGAACCTTGGGGAAACCACCGTCGAGATCGGACATGGAGCCGTGACGCCACTGGCGTTTTTGCCAGACTATACGCCGTTAGTAACCTTCGATGATGCCCGCATGTTGGACTTCGCGAAGGGCCTATTCGATTCCGCTGCAACGGCTTACGCAGATCAAACCCCTGATGAAGACGAAGCTCCAGTGTCTCCTCCGGAAACCCGCTATTTGAGTCCAGAATCTCTGCAAGAGGCCATAGCTAACCATCCAAGGATTATCTTTGGCACGTTCGCCTCTGGCGACGCCGATGTCGAGGTCGATCTTGGAGGAACGCCTCAGCCAGAAGTCAGCGGCGACGTTGCGCGGCTACGCCAGAGGCTGATCGAGCGGCAAGCGAACTGGACGACCGCCATCCTCTGCGATAGCGGCTCGCAGAAAAACCGTCTCTTCGAAATTCTCGGCGGCGACCGCGAGATCGGAAAGGAGCCTCCCGCCCTCTTGCTCGTCGAGTCGCTGCACGAGGGGTTCGAGATCGCCAGAAGCAAGCTGGCCATCTACACGGACCACCAGATCTTCGACCGCTACCACCGCCCGACGGCGCGGCGGCGCAAGAGGGCCTCTGGCGGGCTCACGCTTCGCGACGTGCAGGCGCTCAAGCCTGGCGACTTCGTGGTGCACGTGGACTACGGCATCGGCAAGTTCGCGGGGCTCCAGACCATCACCGTCCGGGGGCAACGCCAGGAATCGGTGCGGATGATGTTTCGGGACGGGGACGAGCTGTTCGTCAACGTGGGTGCGCTCCACAAGCTGCACAAGTACACCGGCAAGGAGGGGCACCAGCCACGGCTCACAAAGTTGGGGACCGGCGCGTGGGAGCGGCTCAAGGCGCGGACCAAGAAGCGTGTCAAAGACATCGCGCGTGACCTCATCAAGATCTACGCGGCTCGACGCGCTTCGCAGGGCTTCGCGTTCTCTGGTGACCAAATCTGGCAGCGTGAGCTGGAAGCCTCGTTCCAGTTCGAAGAAACGCCAGACCAAGCGCTCGCCATCGACGCGGTCAAGGAGGACATGGAGAAAGCCGTGCCCATGGACCGGCTCGTGTGCGGTGACGTGGGCTTCGGCAAGACTGAGGTCGCAGTCCGCGCGGCGTTCAAAGCTGTGCAAGACGGTAAACAAGTCGCCGTCGTGGTGCCGACGACGATCCTCGCGCGGCAGCACATCGAGACGTTCGCCAAGCGGATGGGACGCTTTCCGATCCGTATCGCGCAGATGTCTCGATTTGTACCAAAAGAAGAGCAGAAAGAGATCGTCAAGCAGATCGCCTCTGGCGAGGTCGACATCATCATCGGGACGCACCGCGTGGTCTCGAAAGACGTTCAGTTCAAAGACCTCGGGCTCCTGATTGTGGATGAGGAGCAGAAATTCGGCGTCTCGGTCAAGGAAAAGCTTCGCAAGCTCCGCCCCAACGTGGACACCCTCACGCTAACGGCGACACCGATTCCGCGCACGCTCCAGTTCTCACTTCTCGGCGCGAGGGACCTCTCCATCATCCAAACGGCACCGACCAATCGGCAACCGGTTACAACGGAGATCCACACGTATTCGAAGGATCTCATTCGTGATGCGATTCTGTACGAAGTGGGCCGTGGCGGGCAGGTGTTCTTGGTTCACAACCGCGTGCGGGACATCGAGCAGATGGCCGGGATCATCCAGTCGCTCGCGCCGGACGTGCGGGTGCGGTTCGCACACGGCCAAATGGCCTCCGACGAGTTGGAGCGCATCATGCTCGACTTCATGGACGGCAAGTTCGACGTGCTCGTGAGCACGACGATCGTAGAAAGCGGCCTCGACGTCTCGAACGCTAACACGATGATCGTCAACCACGCTGAGCGCCACGGACTCTCCGATCTCCACCAGCTCCGCGGCCGGGTCGGCCGGAACGATCAGCGAGCGTTCTGCTACCTCATGGTGCCCAGTATCGACGGGCTCACGCGTGAGGCGCGCCAGAGGCTGCAGGCCGTCGAGGAGTTCTCGGACCTCGGCAGCGGCATCAACATCGCCATGCGCGACCTCGACATCCGCGGTGCAGGCAACATGCTCGGCGCCGAGCAGAGTGGCTTCATTGAGGACGTGGGCTTCGAGACGTACCACAACATCTTGGACGAGGCCGTTCAAGAGCTCAGGGCTGACGAGTTCGCCGAGGTCTTCGCAGACCAAGACACCGCCCCGCCCGCACCGGAGCCGACGGTGGACGTGGACGACGACGTGTTTATCCCGCAGGACTACGTCGCCAACCCCGTGGAGCGCCTGGACCTCTACCGCCGCCTGGGCGCCGTGGAAGACGCCTCTGGCGCCGACGCCTTCCGCGACGAACTCGCCGACCGCTTCGGCCCTGTCCCCGAGCACGTTGAAACGCTGCTCACGCTCGCGCGAATGAAGCCCGAAGCGCACCGCATCCGGCTCCCGCGCGTG carries:
- the murQ gene encoding N-acetylmuramic acid 6-phosphate etherase, encoding MSDPILFEQLQKLTTEKRNPKSMDIDVAPLARVLEIIHEADREAVDSVTPELPYVAKAVEILVDAFQNGGRLFYAGAGTSGRLGVLDASECPPTFGTDPEQFQGLIAGGQEAMFKAQEGAEDHESYGADAIDEAGVTSKDVVCGIAASRRTPYVAGAVQRGKEIGARTLFVTCNPRDAFEASDLDAITDVAMCADVGPEVIMGSTRMKSGTATKLILNMLSTASMVRMGKVYENMMVDLQMTNAKLVERSRRIVMTASGVDYDAAGAALDAAGGHVKTALVMLLADVDAEAARQRIEAGGGFVRHAIQGTAPEA
- the mfd gene encoding transcription-repair coupling factor produces the protein MTLSDIRDLVASQSPFEFLRQRSDGMAPGQTIRVKGAAGSLPAFALADILEASGGPIIALLPESESADYLRSDLEQLLGGDDQVLFFPPTGQSPYDPEQLTDSLPLVQRADALGRLRDGFDGILVTSVEAISEKVPPPEAVGEETMSIRVGDEVAPEALMERLTGQGFEPVEFVSSPGEVATRGGILDVYPFAGGFPIRLEFFGDEVDEIREFDPANQRSVSSLDVARLIPNLGETTVEIGHGAVTPLAFLPDYTPLVTFDDARMLDFAKGLFDSAATAYADQTPDEDEAPVSPPETRYLSPESLQEAIANHPRIIFGTFASGDADVEVDLGGTPQPEVSGDVARLRQRLIERQANWTTAILCDSGSQKNRLFEILGGDREIGKEPPALLLVESLHEGFEIARSKLAIYTDHQIFDRYHRPTARRRKRASGGLTLRDVQALKPGDFVVHVDYGIGKFAGLQTITVRGQRQESVRMMFRDGDELFVNVGALHKLHKYTGKEGHQPRLTKLGTGAWERLKARTKKRVKDIARDLIKIYAARRASQGFAFSGDQIWQRELEASFQFEETPDQALAIDAVKEDMEKAVPMDRLVCGDVGFGKTEVAVRAAFKAVQDGKQVAVVVPTTILARQHIETFAKRMGRFPIRIAQMSRFVPKEEQKEIVKQIASGEVDIIIGTHRVVSKDVQFKDLGLLIVDEEQKFGVSVKEKLRKLRPNVDTLTLTATPIPRTLQFSLLGARDLSIIQTAPTNRQPVTTEIHTYSKDLIRDAILYEVGRGGQVFLVHNRVRDIEQMAGIIQSLAPDVRVRFAHGQMASDELERIMLDFMDGKFDVLVSTTIVESGLDVSNANTMIVNHAERHGLSDLHQLRGRVGRNDQRAFCYLMVPSIDGLTREARQRLQAVEEFSDLGSGINIAMRDLDIRGAGNMLGAEQSGFIEDVGFETYHNILDEAVQELRADEFAEVFADQDTAPPAPEPTVDVDDDVFIPQDYVANPVERLDLYRRLGAVEDASGADAFRDELADRFGPVPEHVETLLTLARMKPEAHRIRLPRVVWKNERLFLTVPDPKDDPYFHNRMLEAFMGALGASGKRFVMKDSRTGRLRAIVQDIPTLEAAETFLAALASRVEEATATAPEAAAT